In one Oceanotoga teriensis genomic region, the following are encoded:
- a CDS encoding GH36-type glycosyl hydrolase domain-containing protein, which yields MFETKYGYFSEDQNEYIIKTPKTPRPWVNIISNGDYGVAVSQNGSGYSWKTHASLNRINRWEQDIIKDEWGKYFYIKNNENDELFTPTFKPMCKKNIDYKIIHGFGYSKFLAENKDLKTELTLTVPKDSSLEIWMLKIKNKTKNKLNLSVFSYLEWNLGTAPDWHREFHKTFIDTYFMNDVIKAEKRMWDIPNENGEHWNRNWEYTAFNSVNEKTSSATSCKEDFLGNFGSVSNPEGLKNKKLNNIFGKYQDSIASLHNEVIIDSDEEKILIYTIGLVEKNDTKEIDNIKKIYSTEKSVLNEIEKNKKMWKDIFEKNMVETPDIGFNLMNNKWLKYQAISGRLWGRTGYYQTGGAFGFRDQLQDSQIFLYVDPNKTAEQIKLHAKHQFIDGSVYHWWHPISEIGLKNNISDNRLWLAFITLRYLKETNNFNFLNEMVPYIDYEDESIYDHCIKAIKYNLSKLSSRGLPLIGSGDWNDGMSAVGTDGKGESIWLGHFLYGILNDFSYICNKQKDYENEDLFKKEALKLKNSINKYAWDGEWFIRAFKDDGKSIGSSKCSEGKIFLNAQTWAILNNSTTEERKEKAYESLKKYLFKEFGPLLFQPAYSKPDKEIGYLSRYAPGVRENGGLYTHAGTWGVLAACKMNDENSYKIYKSFMPVYRGMNPDKYFTEPYVTPGNVDGPDSPNFGRGGWSWYTGSASWYFITGMEGILGITPEWNGLKISPVMPKEWDKVFVKRYFRNCLYNINFIRSKNKKIIVNENEIDGNIINNENNEKTLNIFVYF from the coding sequence ATGTTCGAAACTAAATACGGTTATTTTTCAGAAGATCAAAATGAATATATAATAAAAACACCAAAAACACCGAGACCTTGGGTTAATATAATTTCAAATGGTGATTATGGTGTTGCTGTTTCTCAAAATGGTTCGGGATATAGCTGGAAAACACATGCTTCCTTAAACAGAATAAATAGATGGGAACAAGATATCATAAAAGACGAATGGGGAAAGTACTTTTATATCAAAAACAATGAAAATGATGAATTATTTACTCCTACTTTTAAACCAATGTGTAAAAAAAATATTGATTATAAAATAATACACGGATTTGGTTATTCTAAATTTTTAGCCGAAAATAAAGATTTAAAAACCGAATTAACTTTAACGGTACCTAAAGATTCTTCGTTAGAAATATGGATGCTAAAAATAAAAAATAAAACCAAAAATAAATTAAATTTATCTGTTTTTTCTTATTTAGAATGGAATCTTGGTACTGCTCCAGATTGGCATAGAGAATTCCATAAAACATTTATAGATACATATTTTATGAATGATGTGATAAAAGCTGAAAAAAGAATGTGGGATATACCAAATGAAAATGGTGAACATTGGAATAGAAACTGGGAATACACAGCTTTTAATTCGGTTAATGAAAAGACATCTTCAGCAACATCTTGTAAAGAAGATTTTTTGGGGAATTTCGGATCTGTATCAAATCCAGAAGGATTAAAAAATAAAAAGTTAAACAATATATTTGGCAAATACCAAGATTCAATTGCTTCATTACACAATGAAGTGATAATAGATTCTGATGAAGAAAAAATACTCATTTATACCATAGGATTGGTAGAAAAAAATGATACTAAAGAAATAGATAATATAAAAAAAATATATTCCACTGAAAAATCAGTTTTAAATGAAATAGAAAAAAACAAAAAAATGTGGAAAGATATATTTGAAAAAAATATGGTAGAAACCCCAGATATAGGTTTCAACTTAATGAACAACAAATGGCTAAAATATCAAGCAATATCGGGAAGATTATGGGGAAGAACCGGTTATTATCAAACAGGTGGTGCTTTTGGTTTTAGAGATCAATTACAAGATAGTCAAATATTTTTATATGTTGATCCAAATAAAACAGCCGAACAAATAAAATTGCATGCAAAACATCAATTCATAGATGGTAGTGTTTATCACTGGTGGCATCCAATATCAGAAATTGGATTAAAAAATAATATTTCAGATAACAGATTATGGTTAGCTTTTATAACACTAAGATATTTAAAAGAAACAAATAATTTTAATTTTTTAAATGAAATGGTCCCTTATATAGATTATGAAGATGAAAGCATTTATGATCATTGTATAAAAGCTATAAAATATAATTTATCAAAATTAAGTTCAAGAGGATTGCCATTAATAGGTTCTGGAGATTGGAATGATGGTATGAGTGCTGTGGGTACTGATGGTAAAGGAGAAAGTATTTGGCTTGGTCATTTTCTATATGGTATATTAAATGATTTTTCTTATATTTGTAATAAACAAAAAGACTATGAAAATGAAGATTTATTTAAAAAAGAAGCTTTAAAATTAAAAAATTCTATAAATAAATATGCTTGGGATGGTGAATGGTTTATAAGAGCTTTTAAAGATGATGGAAAATCTATTGGAAGCTCAAAATGCTCAGAGGGGAAAATATTCTTAAATGCTCAAACATGGGCTATTTTAAACAATTCAACAACTGAAGAAAGAAAAGAAAAAGCATATGAATCTCTAAAAAAATATCTTTTCAAAGAGTTTGGACCTTTATTATTCCAGCCAGCTTATTCAAAACCAGACAAAGAAATAGGTTATTTATCAAGATATGCTCCTGGAGTACGTGAAAATGGCGGACTTTATACACATGCTGGAACATGGGGTGTATTGGCTGCATGTAAAATGAATGATGAAAATTCATATAAAATTTATAAATCATTTATGCCAGTTTATAGAGGAATGAATCCCGATAAATATTTCACTGAACCATATGTAACCCCAGGCAATGTAGATGGACCTGATTCTCCTAATTTTGGTCGTGGAGGTTGGTCATGGTATACAGGATCTGCAAGTTGGTACTTTATAACTGGAATGGAAGGTATTCTTGGCATAACACCAGAATGGAATGGATTAAAAATATCTCCAGTAATGCCAAAAGAATGGGACAAAGTCTTCGTAAAAAGATATTTCAGAAATTGTCTGTATAATATAAACTTTATAAGATCTAAAAATAAAAAAATTATTGTAAATGAGAATGAAATAGATGGAAATATAATAAATAATGAAAATAATGAAAAGACTTTAAATATATTTGTTTATTTCTGA
- a CDS encoding sugar ABC transporter substrate-binding protein codes for MKKVFIILFVLSLTILSFSKTLTIWAMGEEAKKLNIIADDFIKENPNIEVKIQAIPWGSAHDKLITGIAGNTNPDLAQMGTTWMAEFGSMGVFENLEKDLKNSATVSKDIFFEGPFETTIVDNKIYGLPWYVDTRVLFYRTDLLKSVGYENGPENWEELYDAAKKLSEKGKYGLTMQTMEYQEIMPFIWQNNADILDEKGNITVTTPEFIEAIDFYSKFFKEKIAPLSLSGTLFQEFANGTVPMYFSGPWMINMTKEQTPEIKDKFNVKVVPSKKHGTSFVGGSNLVMFKNSKNKDIAWKFMEFVSRPEVQLKWYKEVGSLPSVKETWEDNYLKNNSMMSTFGKQLEKSKAPVNRPEWAQIEDALERRVQEACYGTKTPEEAAKDLKKDLEKILR; via the coding sequence ATGAAAAAAGTTTTTATTATCTTATTTGTATTATCATTAACTATTTTAAGTTTTTCAAAAACCTTAACTATATGGGCAATGGGTGAAGAAGCTAAAAAATTAAATATAATTGCCGATGACTTTATTAAAGAAAATCCAAATATTGAAGTTAAAATTCAAGCAATACCTTGGGGTTCAGCACATGATAAATTAATAACTGGAATAGCTGGAAACACAAATCCAGATCTCGCACAAATGGGAACAACTTGGATGGCGGAATTTGGTTCGATGGGTGTTTTTGAAAATTTAGAAAAGGATTTAAAAAATTCTGCTACAGTTTCAAAAGATATTTTTTTTGAAGGACCTTTTGAAACTACCATAGTAGATAATAAAATATATGGATTACCATGGTATGTTGATACAAGAGTGCTTTTTTATAGAACAGATTTATTAAAATCTGTTGGATATGAAAATGGTCCAGAAAATTGGGAAGAATTATATGATGCTGCAAAAAAATTATCTGAAAAAGGTAAATACGGTCTAACGATGCAAACAATGGAATATCAAGAAATAATGCCTTTTATATGGCAAAACAATGCAGATATACTCGATGAAAAAGGAAATATAACCGTAACAACTCCTGAATTTATAGAAGCAATAGATTTTTATTCTAAATTTTTTAAAGAAAAAATTGCTCCTTTGAGCTTAAGTGGAACTTTATTTCAAGAATTTGCAAATGGTACAGTCCCAATGTATTTCTCCGGTCCATGGATGATAAACATGACAAAAGAACAAACCCCTGAAATAAAAGATAAATTTAATGTAAAAGTTGTTCCTTCAAAAAAACATGGAACTTCTTTTGTAGGTGGAAGCAATTTAGTGATGTTCAAAAACTCAAAAAACAAAGATATAGCTTGGAAATTCATGGAATTCGTCTCAAGACCAGAAGTACAATTAAAATGGTATAAAGAAGTTGGATCATTACCTTCAGTAAAAGAAACATGGGAAGATAATTACTTAAAAAATAATTCTATGATGAGTACATTCGGAAAGCAACTCGAAAAATCTAAAGCTCCAGTTAATAGACCTGAATGGGCTCAAATAGAAGATGCACTGGAGAGAAGAGTACAAGAAGCATGTTATGGTACTAAAACTCCAGAAGAAGCAGCAAAAGATTTAAAAAAAGATTTAGAAAAAATCTTAAGATAA
- a CDS encoding carbohydrate ABC transporter permease: MRKRKVSITEQIIVHFILILGVLSMILPFLWMVSTSFKNSDEIFVFPPRWIPNNPTFQNYIDLFKTLDFGRPLLNTIIVALSITFLSLLISSMAGYAFAKFKFKGKNKIFMIVLGTLMVPGQITMIPVFLLLRQMGLLNSFAGLILPAMVSAYNIFFMKQFIQGLPDELIEAAKIDGAGEGFIFFRIILPLAKPALAALSIFTFTGSWNSFLWPLIISSDESMYTLPVAISVIGGQYEVQYGLQMAGAVVVILPLIIVFLSAQKYFIKGISLTGMKG; the protein is encoded by the coding sequence ATGAGAAAAAGAAAAGTCAGTATTACAGAACAAATAATAGTACATTTTATATTAATCTTAGGTGTTCTAAGTATGATTCTTCCATTTTTATGGATGGTTTCAACATCGTTTAAAAATTCAGACGAAATATTTGTTTTTCCACCACGTTGGATACCAAATAATCCAACTTTTCAAAACTATATAGATCTCTTTAAAACTCTCGATTTTGGAAGACCTCTTTTAAACACTATTATAGTTGCATTATCTATAACTTTTTTATCACTGTTGATTTCATCAATGGCAGGATATGCTTTTGCTAAATTCAAATTCAAAGGTAAAAATAAAATTTTCATGATTGTTTTGGGAACATTGATGGTACCTGGACAAATAACAATGATACCAGTATTTTTACTCTTAAGACAAATGGGTTTACTGAACTCATTCGCTGGATTAATATTACCAGCAATGGTAAGTGCTTATAATATATTTTTCATGAAACAATTTATACAGGGTTTACCAGATGAGCTAATTGAAGCGGCTAAAATAGATGGTGCTGGTGAAGGGTTCATATTTTTTAGAATTATATTACCTCTTGCAAAACCGGCACTAGCTGCATTATCTATATTTACATTTACTGGATCATGGAACTCTTTTTTATGGCCTTTAATAATATCTTCTGATGAAAGTATGTATACATTACCAGTTGCAATATCTGTTATAGGTGGTCAATATGAAGTACAATATGGGTTACAAATGGCTGGAGCTGTTGTTGTAATACTTCCACTTATAATAGTATTTTTGTCTGCACAAAAATATTTCATAAAGGGAATATCACTAACAGGAATGAAAGGATGA
- a CDS encoding carbohydrate ABC transporter permease, producing the protein MRTRTSTKSIIMFLGPAIILLMIFLILPMITSFFISLTNFNTFALADWSKAKFIGFENFIDLFEDELFWKSLFNTFYALIIAMPLTIILALFFAVLINREQTYFKNFFKVGFYLPFVTNTVAIAIVWKWILNPEYGLLNWFLGLFGINGPNWIGDPNWAMPSIIMLVVWKALGYNIIIFYAGLQNIPEFLYEAAELDGASRWQQFLKITVPMLRPTTYFVSVMVLIGYLQLFEEPYMLTNGGPLDSTLSVVLYLYRQGFKFFNLGYASSIAVILFLIIFILTILQTKLKKTEY; encoded by the coding sequence ATGCGAACTCGAACATCTACTAAATCAATAATAATGTTTCTAGGTCCTGCAATAATACTTTTAATGATTTTTTTAATTTTACCGATGATAACTTCTTTTTTTATAAGTTTAACTAATTTTAATACTTTTGCACTTGCAGATTGGAGCAAAGCAAAATTTATAGGTTTTGAAAATTTTATAGATCTTTTTGAAGATGAATTATTTTGGAAATCCCTATTTAATACCTTTTATGCCTTAATAATAGCAATGCCTTTAACTATAATATTGGCTCTTTTTTTTGCCGTGCTTATAAATAGAGAACAAACTTATTTCAAAAATTTTTTTAAAGTTGGTTTTTATCTTCCTTTTGTAACGAATACAGTTGCAATTGCAATAGTGTGGAAATGGATTTTAAATCCAGAATATGGTCTTTTGAATTGGTTTCTTGGACTTTTTGGTATAAATGGACCTAATTGGATAGGAGATCCTAATTGGGCTATGCCATCTATAATAATGCTTGTAGTGTGGAAAGCTCTTGGTTATAACATAATAATATTTTATGCTGGATTACAAAACATACCAGAGTTTTTATATGAAGCAGCGGAATTAGATGGAGCATCAAGATGGCAACAATTTTTAAAAATAACAGTCCCCATGCTAAGACCAACAACATATTTTGTAAGTGTTATGGTTTTAATTGGTTATTTACAATTATTCGAAGAACCTTATATGTTAACAAATGGAGGACCTTTAGATTCAACATTATCAGTAGTTTTATATCTTTACAGACAAGGCTTTAAATTTTTTAATCTCGGATATGCATCTTCAATTGCAGTAATTTTATTTTTAATAATATTCATATTAACTATACTGCAGACAAAATTAAAAAAAACGGAATATTAA
- a CDS encoding sugar-binding protein has protein sequence MFISEEGEKYVKKEDIKNKYAKNSLKIIGFEEKKSEYAVTPDYKKEFEKLMKAPSQKIAIAKKTNKKIIIDGNIDEYSDSNKYTIDETMNVPAGGVSKVDPKKQVLNSIFYLLWDDENLYFATNVSDEYIVNNLTPEDKSGFYRTDSIEIYLDPEKAGINDKLMKLAIIPFDTQNNVQGTRHEDSNSGAIEETAPEIQLASNKTNTGYTIEVKIPFKYLGITPKAGINLGFSTTIHNSNKKDAAKGEYVRENLLSWTNLPEIWSNKELWGTLELK, from the coding sequence TTGTTTATTTCTGAGGAGGGGGAAAAATATGTAAAAAAAGAAGATATAAAAAATAAATATGCAAAAAATTCATTAAAAATTATTGGGTTTGAAGAAAAAAAATCTGAATATGCTGTAACTCCTGATTACAAAAAAGAATTTGAGAAATTAATGAAAGCTCCATCACAAAAAATCGCAATAGCAAAAAAAACTAATAAAAAAATAATTATTGATGGAAATATTGATGAATATTCAGATTCAAATAAATATACAATAGATGAAACTATGAATGTTCCTGCAGGTGGTGTTTCAAAAGTAGATCCAAAAAAACAAGTTTTAAATTCAATATTCTATTTATTATGGGATGATGAAAATTTATATTTTGCAACAAATGTTTCAGATGAATATATAGTCAACAATTTAACTCCAGAAGATAAATCTGGTTTTTATAGAACAGATTCAATAGAAATTTATTTGGATCCCGAAAAAGCTGGAATTAATGATAAATTAATGAAACTCGCTATAATTCCATTTGATACACAAAATAATGTTCAAGGTACAAGACATGAAGATTCAAATTCAGGTGCCATAGAAGAAACAGCTCCTGAAATACAATTGGCTTCTAACAAAACTAATACAGGTTATACAATCGAAGTTAAAATTCCTTTTAAATATCTTGGAATAACCCCTAAAGCAGGGATAAATTTAGGATTTTCAACAACAATACATAATTCAAATAAAAAAGATGCTGCAAAAGGGGAATATGTAAGAGAAAATCTACTATCTTGGACTAATTTACCAGAAATATGGTCAAATAAAGAATTATGGGGAACTTTAGAATTAAAATAA